Proteins encoded together in one Apis cerana isolate GH-2021 linkage group LG4, AcerK_1.0, whole genome shotgun sequence window:
- the LOC108000817 gene encoding UBX domain-containing protein 1 — MSSSDINMLVDMGFSVSKAEKALEITGNKGVVPAMEWLLAHSNDAEPSSEPSITESTPASNLQTSVQEDITDASDQVSTTEVAKSMKCDICGKLFKSNLEVEFHATKSGHDRFSESTEEKKPLTDEEKKEQLRILTEKLKQKNKEREEQEKKDAQEREKNRIKSGKEMAQARRKLEELEMKKLLEERKREKEEEKLARQRVKEQIEADKAARRAKANAEKIVTESLSTPSSSTNIYRKEYNDTKLQIRLTNGQVLTQNFGSKEKLSAVRLFVELNRTDTPGPFNLMTNFPKKIFTEDDYEAPLNALGLTPSAVLIVQKKME; from the exons atgtcgtCAAGTGATATAAATATGCTAGTCGATATGGGTTTCAGCGTATCTAAAGC GGAAAAAGCTTTAGAAATTACTGGAAACAAAGGAGTTGTTCCGGCAATGGAATG gctCTTGGCTCATTCAAATGATGCTGAACCATCATCTGAACCATCTATTACTGAAAGTACACCAGCGTCTAATCTTCAAACATCAGTTCAAGAAGACATTACCGATGCTAGTGATCAGGTGTCTACTACTGAAGTTGCTAAATCTATGAAATgtgatat ctgtggaaaattgtttaaatctaatttgGAGGTTGAATTCCATGCAACAAAGTCTGGACATGATAGGTTCTCTGAAAGTACAGAAGAGAAAAAACCTCTTAcggatgaagaaaaaaaagagcaattacgaatattaacagaaaaattaaagcaaaaaaacaaagagagggaagagcaggaaaaaaaagatgcacaagaaagagaaaaaaataggataaaatCAGGAAAGGAGATGGCTCAAGCTAGaagaaa attggaagaattagaaatgaaaaagttgttagaagaaaggaaacgtgaaaaagaggaagagaaattagCACGACAAAGGGTTAAAGAACAAATTGAAGCTGATAAAGCTGCTAGACGTGCTAAAGCTAATGCTGAAAAAATAGTAACAGAATCTCTCTCAACACCTTCATCTTCCACTAATATTTATAGGAAAGAATataatgatacaaaattaCAG ATTAGACTTACTAATGGACAAGTATTAACTCAAAATTTTGGAAGTAAGGAAAAGTTATCTGCTGTGAGATTGTTTGTAGAACTTAATAGGACAGATACTCCTGgtccatttaatttaatgacaaattttcccaagaaaatttttacagaaGATGATTATGAAGCTCCTTTAAATGCATTAG GTTTAACACCATCTGCAGttttaattgttcaaaaaaaaatggaatga
- the LOC108000808 gene encoding histone H2A — protein sequence MSGRGKGGKAKGKAKTRSSRAGLQFPVGRIHRLLRKGNYAERVGAGAPVYLAAVMEYLAAEVLELAGNAARDNKKTRIIPRHLQLAIRNDEELNKLLSGVTIAQGGVLPNIQAVLLPKKTGTGGSGKGDKASQEY from the exons atGTCTGGACGCGGTAAAGGTG GAAAGGCTAAGGGAAAGGCGAAGACCCGCAGTAGTAGGGCAGGGCTGCAATTCCCTGTCGGAAGAATCCATCGTCTTTtgagaaaaggaaattatGCAGAACGAGTTGGAGCTGGAGCTCCTGTGTATTTGGCCGCTGTAATGGAATATTTGGCGGCTGAAGTACTCGAGTTAGCCGGGAACGCCGCAAGAGACAACAAGAAGACGAG gaTAATTCCACGTCATTTGCAATTAGCTATTCGCAATGACGaggaattgaataaattactcTCTGGTGTAACGATTGCTCAAGGTGGTGTCCTGCCTAACATTCAAGCAGTACTTTTGCCGAAGAAAACTGGTACTGGTGGATCTGGAAAAGGAGACAAAGCGTCCcaggaatattaa
- the LOC133665633 gene encoding ribonuclease Oy-like, whose amino-acid sequence MLNCKKFVIILFLFFGKVNSHWNRTRRSNTDFDVLIFTQHWPQTVCYTWKEKSTSNTCSLPKEHEWTIHGIWPSQYHKIGPQFCNKLPFNSTALEPLKEKLQEKWIDIEKGRTSYSFWQHEWDKHGTCAVVLEQLNTENKYFTKGLELLSIYDMKNILAKANIIPGQIYNKTEILNAIERQLDKRGILICQENKHTGESYIFEIRICFNKTLELINCNEVSEYPTNCKSERIIYPEKVPYNKSTIINNNIIMNFIFIFVLFYKYI is encoded by the exons atgttaaattgcaaaaaattcgtcattattttattcttattttttggtAAAGTGAATAG TCATTGGAATCGAACACGGAGATCGAACACTGATTtcgatgttttaatttttactcaaCATTGGCCTCAAACTGTTTGCTACACATGGAAAGAAAAGTCAACATCGAATACGTGTTCATTACCAAAAGAGCATGAGTGGACGATTCATGGTATTTGGCCATctcaatatcataaaattggtCCACAATTCTGTAATAAATTACCATTCAATTCGACCGCATTAGAAccattaaaagagaaattacaagaaaaatggatagatatagaaaaaggaagaacttCTTATTCATTTTGGCAACATGAATGGGATAAACATGGCACTTGCGCGGTAGTATTGGAACAATTAAatactgaaaataaatattttacaaaaggtttagaattattatcaatttacgatatgaaaaatatattggcaAAAGCGAATATCATTCCtggacaaatatataataaaacagagATTTTAAATGCTATTGAAAGGCAATTAGACAAACGGGGAATATTAATTTGTCAAGAAAATaag catACAGgagaatcatatatatttgagatacgaatatgttttaataaaacattagaaTTGATCAATTGTAATGAAGTTAGTGAATATCCTACAAATTGTAAGtctgaaagaataatttatcccGAAAAAGTaccatataataaaagtacaataataaataataatataataatgaatttcatatttatatttgtattgttttataaatacatataa